In Streptomyces alboniger, the following are encoded in one genomic region:
- the ftsZ gene encoding cell division protein FtsZ has translation MAAPQNYLAVIKVIGVGGGGVNAINRMIEVGLKGVEFIAINTDAQALLMSDADVKLDVGRELTRGLGAGANPAVGRKAAEDHREEIEEVLKGADMVFVTAGEGGGTGTGGAPVVANIARSLGALTIGVVTRPFTFEGRRRANQAEDGIAELREEVDTLIVIPNDRLLSISDRQVSVLDAFKSADQVLLSGVQGITDLITTPGLINLDFADVKSVMSEAGSALMGIGSARGDDRAVAAAEMAISSPLLEASIDGARGVLLSISGGSDLGLFEINEAAQLVSEAAHPEANIIFGAVIDDALGDEVRVTVIAAGFDGGQPPSKRDTVLGSAAGSGSAAKRDEPTPPPAGPSRPAEPSRPAFSGLGSVTTRDEPSTPEPAEAAPASEAPSTSATPPQVPPARPYQDSQAEELDVPDFLK, from the coding sequence GTGGCAGCACCGCAGAACTACCTCGCAGTCATCAAAGTCATCGGTGTCGGCGGCGGTGGTGTCAATGCCATCAACCGGATGATCGAGGTCGGTCTCAAGGGCGTCGAGTTCATCGCCATCAACACCGACGCGCAAGCCCTGTTGATGAGCGACGCCGACGTCAAGCTCGACGTCGGCCGTGAACTCACCCGCGGCCTCGGCGCCGGCGCCAACCCGGCCGTCGGCCGCAAGGCCGCAGAGGACCACCGCGAGGAGATCGAGGAGGTCCTCAAGGGGGCCGACATGGTCTTCGTCACCGCCGGCGAGGGCGGTGGCACCGGCACCGGCGGCGCACCCGTCGTCGCCAACATCGCGCGCTCGCTCGGCGCCCTCACCATCGGCGTGGTCACCCGGCCGTTCACCTTCGAGGGCCGCCGCCGCGCCAACCAGGCCGAGGACGGCATCGCGGAGCTGCGCGAAGAGGTCGACACCCTCATCGTCATCCCCAACGACCGACTGCTGTCCATCTCGGACCGCCAGGTCTCCGTCCTCGACGCCTTCAAGTCGGCGGACCAGGTCCTGCTCTCCGGTGTCCAGGGCATCACCGACCTCATCACCACGCCCGGCCTGATCAACCTCGACTTCGCCGACGTCAAGTCGGTCATGTCCGAGGCCGGTTCGGCGCTCATGGGCATCGGCTCGGCCCGCGGCGACGACCGTGCGGTGGCGGCGGCCGAGATGGCGATCTCCTCGCCGCTCCTGGAGGCGTCCATCGACGGCGCCCGCGGTGTGCTGCTCTCCATCTCCGGCGGCTCGGACCTCGGCCTCTTCGAGATCAACGAAGCGGCCCAGCTGGTCAGCGAGGCCGCGCACCCCGAGGCCAACATCATCTTCGGCGCGGTCATCGACGACGCGCTCGGCGACGAGGTCAGAGTCACCGTCATCGCGGCCGGCTTCGACGGCGGGCAGCCGCCGTCCAAGCGGGACACCGTCCTCGGCTCGGCCGCCGGCTCCGGATCCGCCGCCAAGCGGGACGAGCCGACGCCGCCCCCGGCCGGGCCCTCGCGTCCCGCCGAACCGTCCCGCCCGGCCTTCAGCGGCCTCGGCAGCGTCACGACGCGTGACGAGCCCTCGACCCCGGAGCCCGCCGAGGCGGCCCCGGCGAGCGAGGCCCCGTCCACGTCCGCGACCCCGCCGCAGGTCCCGCCGGCCCGTCCGTACCAGGACAGCCAGGCCGAAGAGCTGGACGTGCCGGACTTCTTGAAGTGA
- a CDS encoding UDP-N-acetylmuramoyl-tripeptide--D-alanyl-D-alanine ligase — MIALSLAEIATVVGGQTYDIPDPAIQVTGPVVRDSREVEPGSLFVAFVGERVDGHDYAADVVAAGAAAVLASRPVGVPAIVVDDVQAALGALARHVVERLGATLVALTGSVGKTSSKDLLAQVLRRKAPTVFTPGSLNNEIGLPLTALSATDDTRFLVLEMGARGIGHIRYLAGLTPPKIGLVLNVGTAHIGEFGGREQIAQAKGELVEALPEDGAAVLNADDPLVRAMASRTKARVLLFGEAEDADVRAENVRLTKNGQPAFTLHTPSGCSDVTLRLYGEHHVSNALAAAAVAHELGMSVDEIALALSEAGTLSRWRMEVTERPDGVTVVNDAYNANPESMRAALRALAAMGKGRRTWAVLGQMAELGDESLTEHDAVGRLAVRLNVSKLVAVGGREASWLQLGAYNEGSWGEESVHVSDAQAAIDLLRSELRAGDVVLVKASRSVGLERVATALLDDAAVSSEGQVSGR, encoded by the coding sequence GTGATCGCCCTCTCCCTCGCCGAGATCGCCACCGTCGTCGGCGGGCAGACGTACGACATACCGGATCCGGCCATCCAGGTCACCGGACCCGTCGTCCGGGACTCCCGTGAGGTGGAGCCCGGCAGCCTCTTCGTCGCCTTCGTCGGCGAGCGCGTCGACGGCCACGACTACGCGGCGGACGTCGTCGCGGCGGGTGCCGCGGCCGTCCTCGCGTCGCGGCCCGTCGGGGTGCCCGCCATCGTCGTCGACGACGTACAGGCGGCGCTCGGCGCCCTTGCACGGCACGTCGTCGAGCGCCTCGGCGCCACGTTGGTGGCACTGACCGGCTCGGTCGGCAAGACCAGCTCCAAGGACCTGCTCGCCCAGGTGCTGCGCCGCAAGGCGCCCACGGTCTTCACGCCGGGCTCCCTCAACAACGAGATCGGCCTGCCGCTGACCGCGCTCAGCGCCACCGACGACACGAGGTTCCTCGTCCTGGAGATGGGGGCGCGCGGAATCGGCCATATCCGGTACCTCGCCGGGCTCACGCCGCCGAAGATCGGCCTCGTCCTGAACGTCGGCACCGCCCACATCGGCGAGTTCGGCGGCCGCGAGCAGATCGCACAAGCGAAGGGCGAGCTGGTCGAGGCGCTGCCCGAGGACGGCGCCGCGGTCCTCAACGCCGACGACCCGCTCGTACGCGCCATGGCGTCGCGTACGAAGGCGCGCGTGCTGCTCTTCGGAGAGGCCGAGGACGCCGACGTACGTGCCGAGAATGTCCGTCTCACGAAGAACGGACAGCCTGCTTTTACGCTGCACACACCCTCCGGGTGCAGCGACGTGACCTTGCGGCTGTACGGTGAGCACCACGTGTCGAACGCGCTTGCCGCGGCCGCCGTCGCCCATGAGCTGGGCATGTCCGTCGACGAGATCGCCCTCGCGCTCTCCGAGGCGGGCACGCTGTCCCGCTGGCGGATGGAGGTCACCGAGCGCCCGGACGGTGTGACGGTCGTCAACGACGCCTACAACGCGAACCCCGAGTCCATGCGAGCCGCTCTGCGCGCGCTCGCGGCCATGGGCAAGGGGCGCAGGACGTGGGCGGTGCTCGGTCAGATGGCCGAGCTGGGGGACGAGAGTCTCACCGAGCACGACGCGGTCGGACGCCTTGCCGTCCGGCTCAACGTGAGCAAGCTCGTGGCAGTCGGGGGCAGGGAAGCGTCCTGGCTCCAACTGGGCGCATACAACGAGGGTTCGTGGGGTGAGGAGTCGGTGCACGTGTCCGACGCACAGGCGGCGATCGACCTGCTGCGCAGCGAGCTGCGCGCGGGAGACGTCGTACTGGTGAAGGCGTCCAGATCGGTCGGTCTCGAGCGGGTCGCCACGGCGCTGCTCGACGACGCCGCGGTGTCTTCTGAGGGGCAGGTCTCCGGCCGATGA
- a CDS encoding UDP-N-acetylmuramoyl-L-alanyl-D-glutamate--2,6-diaminopimelate ligase yields the protein MTTITPGPGNHPSPHRPLRPERGTPGTLTAVPHADQSQTTQKGAPVTYPGPPRPEQVFAASLTELAGQLDVAVEADAASTEITGITHDSRAVRPGDIYAALPGARMHGADFVAQAADLGAAAILTDPTGAERAAATGLPVLVVESPRDEMGELAATVYGHPGRDLLQIGITGTSGKTTTAYLVEGGLKGLRATGLIGTVEMRIGETRIKSERTTPEATDLQALFAVMRERGVEAVAMEVSSHALVLGRVDGCVFDVAVFNNLSPEHMEFHSGMEDYFQAKAQLFTKRRSRLGVVNFDDEYGRRLITESEVPVITFSAEGHPDADWRAEDVVVGPLDSTFVAVGPKGERITAKSPLAGPFNVANTLAAIVSLAAAGIDPQQAADGIAAVPGVPGRLERVDAGQPYLAVVDYAHKTDAVESVLRALRKVTEGKLHIVLGCGGDRDKTKRMPMGAAAARLADTAVLTSDNPRGEDPLAILATMLAGAAEVPIHERGDVAVFEDRAAAIRAAVVRAEPGDTVLVAGKGHEQGQDIAGVVRPFDDRQVLREAIQQTQG from the coding sequence GTGACAACGATCACCCCCGGCCCGGGGAACCACCCCTCGCCACACCGCCCGCTTCGCCCCGAGAGGGGTACGCCCGGTACGCTCACCGCCGTGCCACACGCTGATCAGTCCCAAACCACCCAGAAGGGCGCTCCCGTGACATATCCGGGACCGCCGCGGCCGGAACAGGTCTTCGCGGCCTCACTGACGGAGCTCGCGGGCCAGCTGGACGTCGCGGTCGAGGCAGACGCGGCCAGCACGGAGATCACGGGCATCACGCACGACTCCCGCGCGGTGCGCCCCGGTGACATCTACGCCGCGCTGCCCGGCGCCCGGATGCACGGCGCCGACTTCGTCGCGCAGGCCGCCGACCTCGGCGCCGCGGCGATCCTCACCGACCCGACCGGCGCCGAGCGCGCGGCCGCGACCGGCCTCCCGGTCCTGGTCGTCGAAAGCCCGCGCGACGAGATGGGCGAACTCGCGGCGACGGTCTACGGCCACCCGGGCCGCGACCTCCTACAGATCGGCATCACCGGCACGTCCGGCAAGACCACGACCGCGTACCTCGTCGAGGGCGGCCTCAAGGGCCTGCGCGCGACCGGCCTCATCGGCACGGTCGAGATGCGCATCGGCGAGACGCGCATCAAGTCGGAACGCACGACCCCCGAAGCCACCGACCTCCAGGCCCTGTTCGCGGTGATGCGCGAGCGCGGCGTCGAGGCGGTCGCCATGGAGGTCTCCAGCCACGCCCTGGTGCTCGGGCGGGTGGACGGCTGCGTCTTCGACGTCGCCGTCTTCAACAACCTCAGCCCGGAGCACATGGAGTTCCACTCCGGCATGGAGGACTACTTCCAGGCCAAGGCGCAGCTGTTCACCAAGCGGCGCTCGCGGCTCGGCGTGGTCAACTTCGACGACGAGTACGGGCGTCGGCTCATCACCGAGTCCGAGGTGCCCGTCATCACCTTCTCCGCCGAGGGGCACCCGGACGCCGACTGGCGCGCCGAGGACGTCGTGGTCGGGCCGCTCGACTCGACGTTCGTCGCCGTCGGCCCCAAGGGCGAGCGGATCACCGCCAAGTCGCCGCTGGCCGGGCCCTTCAACGTCGCCAACACCCTCGCCGCGATCGTCTCGCTGGCCGCCGCGGGCATCGACCCGCAGCAGGCCGCCGACGGCATCGCCGCGGTGCCCGGTGTGCCGGGCCGCCTGGAGCGCGTCGACGCGGGCCAGCCCTACCTCGCGGTCGTCGACTACGCCCACAAGACGGACGCCGTCGAATCGGTCCTGCGCGCGCTGCGCAAGGTCACCGAGGGCAAGCTGCACATCGTGCTCGGCTGCGGCGGCGACCGCGACAAGACCAAGCGGATGCCGATGGGCGCGGCCGCGGCCCGCCTCGCCGACACCGCCGTACTGACCTCCGACAACCCCCGTGGCGAGGACCCCCTCGCGATCCTCGCCACGATGCTCGCCGGCGCCGCCGAGGTGCCGATCCACGAGCGCGGCGACGTCGCCGTGTTCGAGGACCGTGCCGCCGCCATCCGCGCGGCCGTCGTCCGCGCGGAACCGGGCGACACCGTCCTGGTCGCGGGCAAGGGCCACGAGCAGGGACAGGACATCGCCGGGGTGGTGCGTCCCTTCGACGACCGCCAGGTGCTTCGCGAAGCTATCCAGCAAACCCAGGGATGA
- the mraY gene encoding phospho-N-acetylmuramoyl-pentapeptide-transferase, which produces MRQILFAGVIGLFLTLVGTPLLIKLLARKGYGQFIRDDGPREHHSKRGTPTMGGIAFILATLIAYFLTKIITGTETTLSGLLVLFLMAGMGLVGFLDDYIKIVKQRSLGLRAKAKMAGQLIVGIGFAVLALNWPDNRNQTPASTKLSFVTDFGWSIGPVLFVVWALFMILAMSNGVNLTDGLDGLATGASVMVFGAYTFIGVWQYQESCANATTLTNPQACFEVRDPLDLAVVASALMGACFGFLWWNTSPAKIFMGDTGSLALGGALAGLAICSRTELLLALLGGLFVMITMSVVIQVGSFKLTGKRVFRMAPLQHHFELKGWSEVLVVVRFWIIQGMCVIVGLGLFYAGWAAEK; this is translated from the coding sequence ATGAGGCAGATCCTCTTCGCGGGTGTGATCGGGCTCTTCCTGACCCTGGTCGGCACCCCGCTGCTGATCAAACTCCTGGCCCGCAAGGGTTACGGCCAGTTCATCCGGGACGACGGCCCGCGCGAGCACCACAGCAAGCGCGGTACGCCGACCATGGGTGGCATCGCGTTCATCCTGGCCACGCTCATCGCCTACTTCCTCACGAAGATCATCACGGGCACGGAGACCACGCTCTCCGGTCTGCTGGTGCTCTTCCTGATGGCGGGCATGGGCCTCGTCGGCTTCCTCGACGACTACATCAAGATCGTCAAGCAGCGTTCGCTCGGTCTGCGCGCCAAGGCGAAGATGGCCGGCCAGCTGATCGTCGGCATCGGCTTCGCCGTGCTCGCGCTGAACTGGCCGGACAACCGCAACCAGACGCCGGCCTCCACCAAGCTGTCGTTCGTCACGGACTTCGGCTGGTCGATCGGCCCGGTCCTGTTCGTGGTGTGGGCGCTGTTCATGATCCTCGCGATGTCGAACGGCGTGAACCTCACGGACGGTCTGGACGGCCTCGCCACCGGCGCCTCCGTGATGGTCTTCGGCGCGTACACCTTCATCGGTGTCTGGCAGTACCAGGAGTCCTGCGCCAACGCGACGACGCTGACCAACCCCCAGGCGTGCTTCGAGGTCAGAGACCCGCTCGACCTCGCGGTCGTGGCGTCCGCCCTGATGGGTGCCTGCTTCGGCTTCCTGTGGTGGAACACCTCGCCCGCCAAGATCTTCATGGGTGACACCGGTTCGCTCGCCCTCGGCGGCGCGCTCGCGGGCCTCGCGATCTGCTCCCGCACGGAGCTGCTCCTCGCGCTGCTCGGCGGCCTCTTCGTGATGATCACCATGTCGGTCGTCATCCAGGTCGGCTCGTTCAAGCTGACCGGCAAGCGCGTCTTCCGCATGGCGCCACTCCAGCACCACTTCGAACTCAAGGGGTGGTCCGAGGTCCTTGTGGTGGTCCGCTTCTGGATCATCCAGGGCATGTGCGTGATCGTCGGCCTCGGTCTCTTCTACGCGGGATGGGCAGCCGAAAAGTGA
- the murG gene encoding undecaprenyldiphospho-muramoylpentapeptide beta-N-acetylglucosaminyltransferase: MHVVLAGGGTAGHIEPALALADALRRQDPTVGITALGTERGLETRLVPERGYELALIPAVPLPRKPTPELITVPGRLRGTIKAAEQILERTKADCVVGFGGYVALPGYLAAKRAGVPIVVHEANARPGLANKIGSRYAHGVAVATPDSKLRNSRYIGIPLRHTIATLDRARVRPEARAAFGLDPNLPTLLVSGGSQGARRLNEVVQQVAPVLQRAGIQILHAVGPKNELPHVQQMPGMPPYIPVPYVDRMDLAYAAADMMLCRAGAMTVAELSAVGLPAAYVPLPIGNGEQRLNAQPVVKAGGGLLVDDAELTPEWVQGNVLPVLADPHRLYEMSRAASEFGRRDADELLVGMVYEAIASRRNA, translated from the coding sequence GTGCATGTCGTACTCGCCGGTGGGGGGACCGCCGGCCACATCGAGCCCGCGCTCGCCCTCGCGGACGCCCTGCGGAGGCAGGACCCGACCGTGGGCATCACGGCCCTGGGCACGGAGCGCGGACTCGAGACCCGGCTCGTACCCGAGCGGGGCTACGAACTCGCGCTGATCCCGGCCGTCCCGCTGCCACGCAAGCCCACCCCTGAACTGATCACCGTCCCGGGGCGGCTGCGCGGCACCATCAAGGCGGCCGAGCAGATCCTGGAGCGCACCAAGGCGGACTGTGTCGTCGGCTTCGGCGGCTACGTCGCCCTGCCCGGCTATCTCGCGGCCAAGCGGGCCGGGGTGCCGATCGTCGTGCACGAGGCCAACGCGCGCCCCGGACTCGCCAACAAGATCGGTTCGCGGTACGCCCACGGGGTGGCCGTCGCCACCCCCGACAGCAAGCTGCGCAACTCCCGCTACATCGGCATCCCGCTGCGCCACACGATCGCCACGCTCGACCGGGCCCGGGTCCGCCCGGAGGCGCGCGCCGCCTTCGGCCTCGACCCCAACCTGCCGACGCTGCTGGTCTCCGGCGGCTCCCAGGGCGCCCGGCGGCTCAACGAGGTGGTCCAGCAGGTCGCGCCGGTGCTCCAGCGCGCGGGCATCCAGATCCTGCACGCGGTCGGACCCAAGAACGAATTGCCGCATGTGCAGCAGATGCCGGGAATGCCCCCGTACATCCCGGTACCGTACGTGGACCGGATGGACCTCGCGTACGCCGCTGCCGACATGATGCTCTGCCGCGCGGGCGCGATGACCGTCGCCGAACTCTCCGCCGTCGGGCTCCCCGCCGCCTACGTCCCGCTGCCGATCGGCAACGGCGAACAGCGGCTGAACGCCCAGCCGGTGGTCAAGGCGGGCGGTGGACTGCTGGTCGACGACGCGGAACTGACGCCCGAGTGGGTCCAGGGCAACGTCCTGCCCGTCCTGGCGGATCCGCACCGGTTGTACGAGATGTCCCGCGCCGCCTCGGAGTTCGGCCGCAGGGACGCCGACGAGCTGCTCGTCGGCATGGTGTACGAGGCGATTGCGTCACGCCGCAACGCGTGA
- a CDS encoding cell division protein FtsQ/DivIB: MAGPTTAERQQKKSGPPRPQRTRRAGLPRSRALILGLVLAALLAAGGGWVLYGSPWLRLESVQASGTRILTPQAVVEAAEAPLGAPLISVDTDALESRLRSKLPRIASVEAVRSWPHGIGLKVTERKPVLLIEKGEKFVEVDAEGVRFATVEHAPKGIPRLELTPDQESGAASLRRFGTDRLLREAVRVAGDLPEAVARDTRSVKVRSYDSISLELSHGRTVVWGSGEKGRTKATTLTALMKAAPEARHFDVSVPTAPASSGS; encoded by the coding sequence GTGGCCGGACCGACCACCGCCGAACGGCAGCAGAAGAAGTCCGGCCCGCCCCGCCCGCAGCGCACCCGCCGCGCCGGGCTGCCGCGTTCCCGCGCCCTGATCCTGGGCCTGGTCCTCGCCGCGCTCCTCGCGGCCGGGGGCGGCTGGGTGCTCTACGGCTCGCCGTGGCTGCGCCTGGAGAGCGTGCAGGCCTCCGGCACCCGGATACTGACGCCTCAAGCGGTCGTCGAAGCGGCGGAGGCCCCCCTCGGGGCACCGCTGATTTCGGTCGACACGGACGCTCTTGAGAGCCGACTGCGCTCGAAATTGCCCCGAATTGCCTCGGTTGAGGCCGTCCGGTCATGGCCGCACGGAATCGGGCTCAAAGTGACGGAACGCAAGCCGGTTCTCCTCATCGAAAAGGGCGAAAAGTTCGTCGAAGTGGACGCCGAGGGAGTGCGATTCGCCACGGTCGAGCACGCGCCCAAGGGTATCCCGCGGCTCGAATTGACGCCGGATCAGGAGAGCGGGGCGGCCAGCCTGCGCCGCTTCGGCACCGACCGGCTGCTGCGGGAAGCGGTGCGGGTCGCCGGTGACCTGCCCGAAGCCGTCGCCCGGGATACTCGGAGCGTCAAGGTCCGCTCGTACGACTCCATCTCGCTGGAGTTGAGCCATGGCCGTACGGTCGTCTGGGGCAGTGGCGAGAAGGGGCGTACGAAAGCCACTACCCTCACCGCGCTGATGAAAGCGGCCCCTGAGGCACGGCACTTCGATGTGAGCGTCCCCACGGCCCCTGCGTCATCTGGGAGTTGA
- the ftsW gene encoding putative lipid II flippase FtsW: protein MARSSVRVPRRPAPVRARGTSHPPGESGLRRLRTRVRKAWDRPLTAYYLIFGSSLLITVLGLVMVYSASMIQALQLDLPASYFFRKQFVAAVLGTVLLLLAMRMPVKLHRALAYPMLAVTVFLMVLVQIPGIGRSVNGNQNWIYLGGPFQLQPSEFGKLALVLWGADLLARKHDKRLLTQWKHMLVPLVPVAFMLLGLIMLGGDMGTAIILTAILFGLLWLAGAPTRLFAGVLGIAALLGVILIKTSPNRMARLACIGATDPGPGDQCWQAVHGIYALASGGFFGSGLGASVEKWGQLPEPHTDFIFAITGEELGLAGTLSVLALFAALGYAGIRVAGRTEDPFVRYAAGGVTTWITAQAVINVGAVLGLLPIAGVPLPLFSYGGSALLPTMFAIGLLIAFARSDPAAKAALAMRQPRVRWNTMRRRAKARSSGER from the coding sequence GTGGCCAGGTCTTCCGTGCGGGTCCCCAGACGACCGGCTCCGGTACGCGCCAGAGGTACCTCCCACCCTCCGGGCGAGAGCGGACTGCGGCGGCTGCGCACCAGGGTCCGCAAGGCCTGGGACCGGCCGCTCACGGCGTATTACCTGATCTTCGGCAGCAGCCTGCTGATCACCGTGCTCGGCCTCGTGATGGTCTACTCCGCGTCGATGATCCAGGCGCTCCAGCTGGACCTGCCCGCCTCGTACTTCTTCCGCAAGCAGTTCGTCGCCGCCGTGCTCGGCACGGTCCTGCTGCTCCTCGCGATGCGGATGCCCGTCAAACTCCACCGGGCGCTCGCCTACCCGATGCTCGCGGTGACCGTCTTCCTCATGGTCCTCGTCCAGATCCCGGGGATAGGGCGCAGCGTCAACGGCAACCAGAACTGGATCTACCTGGGCGGTCCGTTCCAGCTCCAGCCCAGCGAGTTCGGCAAGCTCGCCCTGGTCCTGTGGGGCGCCGATCTGCTCGCCCGTAAACACGACAAGCGGCTTCTGACCCAGTGGAAACACATGCTGGTGCCGCTCGTCCCGGTCGCCTTCATGCTGCTCGGGCTCATCATGCTCGGCGGCGACATGGGCACCGCGATCATTCTCACCGCGATCCTCTTCGGCCTGCTGTGGCTCGCCGGCGCGCCCACCCGGCTCTTCGCGGGCGTGCTCGGCATCGCGGCCCTGCTCGGTGTGATCCTCATCAAGACGAGCCCCAACCGCATGGCGAGGCTCGCCTGCATCGGCGCCACCGATCCGGGCCCCGGCGACCAGTGCTGGCAGGCCGTACACGGCATCTACGCCCTGGCCTCCGGCGGATTCTTCGGTTCCGGACTGGGCGCCAGTGTGGAAAAATGGGGTCAACTGCCGGAACCGCACACCGACTTCATCTTCGCCATCACCGGGGAGGAACTCGGTCTGGCGGGGACACTGTCGGTGCTCGCCCTCTTCGCGGCTCTAGGCTATGCGGGTATCCGCGTGGCCGGACGCACGGAGGACCCCTTCGTGAGGTATGCCGCGGGAGGCGTGACCACCTGGATCACGGCCCAGGCCGTGATCAATGTCGGTGCGGTGCTCGGTCTGCTGCCGATCGCCGGAGTCCCGCTCCCGCTGTTCTCCTACGGGGGTTCGGCCCTGCTGCCGACCATGTTCGCCATCGGGCTCCTCATCGCCTTCGCGCGATCGGACCCCGCTGCGAAGGCGGCCCTGGCCATGCGGCAACCTCGGGTGAGATGGAACACGATGCGACGGCGCGCCAAGGCGCGTTCGTCCGGAGAGCGGTGA
- the murD gene encoding UDP-N-acetylmuramoyl-L-alanine--D-glutamate ligase, whose amino-acid sequence MTTAHDWQGKSITVAGLGVSGISAARALAGLGASVTVVDGGSGAAHEERAASLRGEGIAVRLGDASSLPPGTDLVVTSPGWKPSSPLFAAAAEAGVDVIGDVEVAWRLRGPDAAPWLAITGTNGKTTTTQMLASILEAAGLRTVAVGNIGTPIVDVVLEGDDAYDVLAVELSSYQLHWAPSLRAHSAAVLNLAPDHLDWHGSMEAYAADKGRIYEGNHIACVYNVADGATEELVREADVEEGCRAIGFTLNAPAPSQLGVVDGILVDRAFVPDRQKQAQELAEISDVKPPAPHNIANALAAAALARAFGVPATAVRDGLRAFRPDAHRIEHVAEVAEVAYIDDSKATNTHAAQASLAAYESIVWIAGGLAKGATFDELVTGAAKRLRGVVLIGADRALIREALARHAPEVPVVDLDRTDTGAMSEAVRRAAELAQPGDTVLMAPACASMDMFTNYNKRGEAFADAVRELGSTRA is encoded by the coding sequence GTGACCACTGCGCACGACTGGCAGGGCAAGAGCATCACCGTCGCCGGTCTCGGCGTGAGCGGCATCAGCGCCGCCCGCGCCCTGGCCGGCCTCGGCGCGTCGGTGACCGTGGTGGACGGCGGCTCCGGAGCGGCGCACGAGGAACGCGCCGCCTCGCTCCGGGGCGAGGGCATCGCCGTACGCCTGGGAGACGCTTCGAGCCTGCCGCCCGGCACGGACCTCGTCGTCACCTCGCCCGGCTGGAAGCCGTCGTCGCCGCTGTTCGCGGCGGCCGCGGAGGCGGGCGTGGACGTCATCGGCGACGTGGAGGTCGCCTGGCGGCTGCGCGGGCCCGACGCGGCGCCCTGGCTCGCCATCACCGGCACCAACGGCAAGACCACGACCACGCAGATGCTCGCCTCGATCCTGGAGGCGGCGGGCCTGCGCACGGTGGCCGTCGGCAACATCGGCACCCCGATCGTGGACGTCGTCCTGGAAGGCGACGACGCGTACGACGTACTGGCCGTCGAACTGTCCTCGTACCAGCTGCACTGGGCGCCCTCCCTGCGCGCCCACTCCGCGGCGGTCCTGAACCTCGCGCCCGACCACCTCGACTGGCACGGCTCCATGGAGGCGTACGCCGCCGACAAGGGACGTATCTACGAGGGCAACCACATCGCCTGCGTCTACAACGTGGCCGACGGGGCGACCGAGGAACTGGTCCGCGAGGCCGACGTGGAAGAGGGCTGCCGCGCCATCGGTTTCACGCTGAACGCGCCCGCGCCCTCGCAACTGGGCGTCGTGGACGGCATCCTGGTCGACCGTGCGTTCGTGCCGGACCGCCAGAAGCAGGCCCAGGAGCTCGCCGAGATCTCCGACGTCAAGCCGCCCGCGCCGCACAACATCGCCAACGCGCTGGCCGCGGCGGCCCTCGCGCGCGCCTTCGGGGTCCCGGCGACGGCCGTACGCGACGGCCTGCGCGCCTTCCGCCCGGACGCCCACCGCATCGAGCACGTCGCCGAGGTCGCCGAGGTCGCCTACATCGACGACTCCAAGGCCACCAACACCCACGCGGCACAGGCCTCGTTGGCGGCGTACGAGTCGATCGTCTGGATCGCCGGCGGACTCGCCAAGGGCGCCACCTTCGACGAACTCGTCACGGGTGCCGCCAAGCGGCTGCGCGGCGTCGTCCTCATCGGCGCCGACCGCGCGCTGATCCGTGAAGCCCTCGCGCGACACGCCCCCGAGGTCCCGGTCGTCGACCTCGACCGGACCGACACTGGGGCGATGTCCGAGGCGGTACGGCGGGCGGCGGAGCTGGCTCAGCCGGGGGACACCGTGCTGATGGCCCCGGCCTGTGCGTCGATGGACATGTTCACCAACTACAACAAGCGTGGGGAAGCCTTCGCGGACGCCGTCCGCGAACTCGGCTCCACGCGCGCCTGA